In the genome of Arthrobacter alpinus, the window TCCAAACGCCGTCGGGATGGCCGGCAGGATCAGGGCCAGCAGGGTATCGGAGAGCCCCATGCCACGGATGAGCATGAACACCGGGACGATCGTGACCTGTGCGGGCACCATCATGGTGGCCAGCACAACGCTGAACAGGATGCCGCGGCCCCTGAAGTCGATGCGGGCAAACACGTAGCCGGCGAGCGCCGCAGTGAACATCTGGCCCGCCGCGATGATGCCGGTGACAAGGACCGAGTTCCAAATCAGCAGCCACATGTTTACCTGCTTGAAAACGTCAACGTAGGAACTAAAGTCCAGGCCACCGGAGAAGACGGAGCCACCGCTACCCAGGGATTCAGTGGGCGAGCGCATGGAGGTCATGACCGTCCACACCACAGGTCCAAGGGTGAGGAACGTTGCAACAACGAGGATTGCGGCACGGCCGCCTGTGCGGCCGGTGATGCGGATTTTCTTGCGGCGCGCAGGGGTGGTTTCGCGTCCACCTACCGTGGTGCTTTCTTTCAAGGAGTGAATAGTCATGGCACTGCTCCTAGTTGTAGTGCACGAAGCGTCGTGAGAGGCGGAATTGGATGGCAGTTACCAGCATGATTAACAGGGTCAGCACAATGCCGATGGCAAAAGCACGGCCAAAGTCGAGCTGCTTGAAGGCTGTTTCATAAATGACCATGACGGCTGTCCGGGTGGAGTCCCCTGGACCACCGCGGGTGATGACGTAGGGCTGGTCGAAGATCTGCAGGGCAGAGATGATCGCCATGACACTTGCCACCAGCAGGGTGGGGCTGAGCAGCGGCAGCGTGATGTTCTTGAACTGCTTCCAGCCGGTGGCCCCGTCGATGGAGGAGGCCTCATACATTTCGGTGGGGATGGAGCTGAGGCCACCAATGATGAGCAGGAAGGTGAAGCCGAAGTTCTGCCAAACGTAAACCAGGATGATGACCACCATGGCGCCGGCCTGCGACGTCAGCCACGGTACGGCCGGGATCCCCACCAATCCAATGACCTGGTTGACCAGGCCGAAGTTTTGATTGAACAGGTAGCTCATGATGATGGACACGCTGGAAGCCGAAAGCACCAGCGGAAAGAAGAATGCTGACCGGAAGAAGGTACGCAGCCAGCC includes:
- a CDS encoding carbohydrate ABC transporter permease, coding for MTIHSLKESTTVGGRETTPARRKKIRITGRTGGRAAILVVATFLTLGPVVWTVMTSMRSPTESLGSGGSVFSGGLDFSSYVDVFKQVNMWLLIWNSVLVTGIIAAGQMFTAALAGYVFARIDFRGRGILFSVVLATMMVPAQVTIVPVFMLIRGMGLSDTLLALILPAIPTAFGTFLMRQFFIGLPGELAEAAAIDGASPLRTFRSVYLPLAWPGLAIVGILAFNFHWNEFFRPLIMTISEENFTMPLGLVSLQGNMGTGSVSTVLAGVVLSMIPALVVFLFGQRYLREGLTAGINK
- a CDS encoding carbohydrate ABC transporter permease, encoding MSTTLKQSRAEARVLAARNASKAKDKGGRRLAAVFLAPTIIGIAIFTLVPIVASLTLAFFRWDIISAPEFVGVNNFVAIGADPTVRTAFLNTMGFVVVAVSLQLAVSIGLAVLVQSKMPGWLRTFFRSAFFFPLVLSASSVSIIMSYLFNQNFGLVNQVIGLVGIPAVPWLTSQAGAMVVIILVYVWQNFGFTFLLIIGGLSSIPTEMYEASSIDGATGWKQFKNITLPLLSPTLLVASVMAIISALQIFDQPYVITRGGPGDSTRTAVMVIYETAFKQLDFGRAFAIGIVLTLLIMLVTAIQFRLSRRFVHYN